A single window of Kitasatospora sp. HUAS MG31 DNA harbors:
- a CDS encoding (2Fe-2S)-binding protein, which yields MTAHTFVLNGRSVTVDAPDDMPLLWVLRDKLGVTGPKYGCGVGVCRACTSHLDGAEIQPCVVPVADCAGREVTTIEGLADGDTLHPVQQAWLDCDVAQCGFCQPGQIMTAVALLRRTANPTDADIDRIENVCRCGTYWRIREAIKRAAAAGPS from the coding sequence ATGACCGCTCACACCTTCGTCCTCAACGGCCGGTCCGTGACCGTGGACGCCCCCGACGACATGCCGCTGCTGTGGGTGCTGCGCGACAAGCTCGGCGTCACCGGCCCCAAGTACGGCTGCGGGGTGGGCGTGTGCCGCGCCTGCACCAGCCACCTGGACGGCGCGGAGATCCAGCCCTGCGTGGTGCCCGTCGCGGACTGCGCCGGGCGCGAGGTCACCACCATCGAGGGCCTCGCCGACGGCGACACCCTGCACCCGGTGCAGCAGGCGTGGCTGGACTGCGACGTCGCCCAGTGCGGATTCTGCCAGCCGGGCCAGATCATGACCGCGGTCGCCCTGCTGCGCCGCACCGCGAACCCCACGGACGCCGACATCGACCGGATCGAGAACGTCTGCCGCTGCGGCACGTACTGGCGGATCCGCGAGGCGATCAAGCGCGCCGCGGCGGCGGGTCCGTCCTGA
- a CDS encoding molybdopterin cofactor-binding domain-containing protein — protein sequence MISPKSVGRRRFLTYLVAAPALAVGAGLALDTPPAAALPGVPDLLDLGDALILAGAPTAHLLVLEVTEAGRVVLELPRAEVGQGLTTAMAMLVADELDARLEDVDVPLSPARPELLFNQLTGGSNSVRSLYDPVRAAAAAARARLVTAAAHRFDLPAAQLETRDGAVVAPDGRTADYGSLAVAAAGVLVPEVPVRPKPPERQRLVGRPTGRIDARDIVTGRARYAGDLDVPGAVPTVVSRPPTIGGTVRSYDASAASAMPGVLGVVKVATGVAVLAETFDQALKAKAALKVDWAPGPAAAYSDADVRARLRAAHPPFVVPPLLTLTVDAEFAFAFVGHAPMEVLTAVADVRADRAEIWFAAQSPIVAQQTIAAELGLPVDRVTVHVVRAGGSFGRRLFFDAALEAARISRAAGRPVKLMWTRNDDMRHGRMRPASHHRIRATHALGQVLTYEHRVATVKTDFRHGLGEALTAAGFDLQVAGLSLAQGFFLLTEKLPYGYGVTTQLLAEVDLPFPTGSWRSVYSGMVRVADEVMADELARTLGQDPVAFRRARMASATGRAVLDKAASAGRWGRPMPPGQAQGIAFHEEHRSSVACLVEIDCTDAAHPRVTKAVVAADVGRAVNPRGLEAQLMGAVVDGISVTLQAGLHIDKGAVREGSYADFHYARQRHSPPAFEVHLLPPSGPPGGAGELGVPAAAAAVANAYARATGTRPRSFPLDF from the coding sequence TTGATCAGCCCGAAGTCCGTCGGCCGCCGCCGCTTCCTCACCTACCTGGTCGCCGCCCCCGCGCTCGCCGTCGGCGCCGGGCTCGCCCTGGACACCCCGCCCGCGGCGGCCCTGCCGGGCGTCCCGGACCTGCTCGACCTGGGCGACGCCCTGATCCTGGCCGGCGCCCCCACCGCGCACCTGCTGGTGCTGGAGGTCACCGAGGCCGGCCGGGTGGTGCTGGAGCTGCCCCGCGCCGAAGTCGGCCAGGGACTCACCACCGCGATGGCGATGCTGGTCGCCGACGAGCTGGACGCCCGGCTGGAGGACGTGGACGTCCCGCTCTCCCCGGCCCGCCCGGAGCTGCTGTTCAACCAGCTCACCGGCGGCTCCAACTCGGTGCGCTCGCTGTACGACCCGGTCCGGGCCGCCGCCGCGGCCGCCCGGGCCCGGCTGGTCACGGCGGCCGCCCACCGGTTCGACCTGCCCGCCGCGCAGCTGGAGACCCGGGACGGCGCGGTGGTCGCCCCCGACGGCCGGACCGCGGACTACGGGTCGCTGGCCGTGGCCGCGGCCGGGGTGCTGGTGCCGGAGGTCCCCGTACGGCCCAAGCCGCCCGAGCGCCAACGCCTGGTCGGCCGGCCCACCGGGCGGATCGACGCCCGGGACATCGTCACCGGCCGGGCGCGGTACGCCGGCGACCTGGACGTCCCCGGGGCCGTGCCCACCGTGGTCTCGCGCCCGCCCACCATCGGCGGCACGGTCCGCTCGTACGACGCCTCGGCCGCCTCCGCGATGCCCGGGGTGCTCGGCGTGGTGAAGGTGGCCACCGGGGTCGCCGTGCTGGCCGAGACCTTCGACCAGGCGCTGAAGGCCAAGGCCGCGCTGAAGGTCGACTGGGCGCCCGGCCCGGCCGCCGCGTACTCCGACGCCGACGTCCGGGCCCGGCTGCGGGCCGCCCACCCGCCGTTCGTGGTGCCGCCGCTGCTCACCCTCACGGTGGACGCCGAGTTCGCCTTCGCCTTCGTCGGCCACGCGCCGATGGAGGTGCTCACGGCCGTGGCCGACGTCCGGGCCGACCGGGCGGAGATCTGGTTCGCCGCCCAGTCGCCGATCGTCGCCCAGCAGACCATCGCCGCCGAACTCGGCCTCCCCGTCGACCGGGTGACCGTGCACGTGGTGCGGGCCGGCGGCTCGTTCGGGCGCCGGCTGTTCTTCGACGCCGCGCTGGAGGCCGCCCGGATCTCCCGCGCCGCGGGACGCCCGGTCAAGCTGATGTGGACCCGCAACGACGACATGCGGCACGGCCGGATGCGCCCCGCCAGCCACCACCGGATCCGCGCCACCCACGCGCTCGGCCAGGTGCTCACCTACGAGCACCGGGTCGCCACCGTGAAGACCGACTTCCGGCACGGCCTCGGCGAGGCGCTCACCGCCGCCGGGTTCGACCTCCAGGTCGCCGGGCTCAGCCTCGCCCAGGGCTTCTTCCTGCTCACCGAGAAGCTCCCGTACGGGTACGGGGTCACCACCCAGCTGCTCGCCGAGGTGGACCTGCCCTTCCCGACCGGCAGTTGGCGGTCCGTCTACTCCGGCATGGTCCGGGTCGCGGACGAGGTCATGGCGGACGAGCTGGCCCGGACCCTCGGGCAGGACCCGGTGGCCTTCCGCCGCGCCCGGATGGCGAGCGCCACCGGCCGGGCCGTGCTCGACAAGGCCGCCTCGGCCGGGCGGTGGGGCCGCCCGATGCCGCCCGGGCAGGCCCAGGGCATCGCCTTCCACGAGGAGCACCGCTCCAGCGTCGCCTGCCTGGTCGAGATCGACTGCACCGATGCGGCCCACCCCCGGGTCACCAAGGCGGTGGTGGCCGCCGACGTCGGCCGGGCCGTCAACCCGCGCGGCCTGGAGGCGCAGCTCATGGGCGCCGTGGTCGACGGCATCTCGGTGACCCTGCAGGCCGGCCTGCACATCGACAAGGGCGCCGTCCGCGAGGGCAGTTACGCCGACTTCCACTACGCCAGGCAGCGGCACAGCCCGCCCGCCTTCGAGGTGCACCTGCTGCCGCCCTCCGGCCCGCCCGGCGGCGCCGGCGAACTCGGGGTGCCCGCCGCGGCCGCCGCCGTCGCCAACGCCTACGCCCGGGCCACCGGCACCCGCCCCCGCAGCTTCCCGCTCGACTTCTGA